The Fusarium falciforme chromosome 8, complete sequence region GCGGAGGCACCTGGAACGGCACTACTCGACCGAGCCCTTACCAACTCGTAGATGGTTCGTGCAGACACTCCCGGTCACTCTCCCTCAGCTCCAACCGAGGATACCGCAGCCAAGACTCCTCTGTGAGCGGCGAGGGGCGGCATCTCACTGCATTTCAACTCCTGAGGGATAACCGCGCGAACATGGACCATTTTGTGCACGACCAGCCGCAGCAGCATGGCGATAGGATGGCTGCCGTGGCCATGCTGATAGTTACTTCGGTGCTCATGTCGATGTGCGCCGAGTTCCTCGTCGGCGCCATCGACGACGTCACGCACGAAGGCGGCCTGTCAGAGCCGCTCATCGGTCTCATCATCCTGCCCATTGTCGGCAACATCGCCGAATACGTCACCGTTGTGACTGTGGTGGCCAGGGGAAAGCTTGACCTTGCCATTGCTGTTTCTGTTGGCTCGGCCATTCAGATCTCCATGTGCGTCACCCCCCTGACTATTATGGCGGGATGGGCGCTGCAGCGGAACCTGGGCTTGACGTTTAATGTCTTTGAAATTGTGACGCTTGTTGGGTCGGTTCTATTGGTGAACTTGCTCATCCTTACTGAAGGGAGCTCGAGCCTGAGGACGAGCGGCTTGAAGGGGGCGTTGATGTGTGCTTGTTACGTGATATTTGGGTAAGTCATGCCCTCCCCCTGTAGAATGATTGCTGATGAGGTAAAAGTCTGGGGGCGTATCTTTCTCCTTAGCTAAAGGAGGCCCGATGAAATGGCCATGTTGTCGGGCCAAGCTGTAAGGGGATGAGAGTCTGGATGTGGATAGTCCCGAGGCGGAAGGTGCAGGAAAACATCAGGAGGTAAAGTTTGGTACCATCTGCAAATGCTTTTTATTCCATtagtaatagtaaatatTTGTGATGGAATCAACGCCTCGGTAGCGAATCCCGGCACTGTTGGCTGAGTAGGCCGCGTAACTAACTAACCGCCTTATAGCTGGTTGGGCGCTCCACCCAGCCAACGGGGAGTACAGTTACCCATCTACCAGGTTAGGTTGATTGAGTGTTCGGGGATAGCGCATGAATTGGAGGTAACGTCTACTAACATTGTTTCCCGGACCTGAGATGGTTCAGATTAGGACGGGGTTGGAATAACTATTTGGAATCGACAAGTGGGCCAGCCCCGGACTATACCATTATGGGCAGCTTATGAAATACTTATAGGGGCTTAGAGCTCGCCTCTTTATTAATGCCAGAGAATAAGCATAGCCCAGGTAGGAaggtatattatactatcccgtctatatttaattagtttattatacaGGTCGTGGCTAATTAGCTTTCCTATCCTTTGCGTTctacttatatttaggtagcctaagtatctcttagaatatttatctttattaagataggttaaatatccttagctatattatacctttagttatcctaagtattatatttaatatattaataaagtaggtatatattatagcctaatatgtgcttataatatatactataaagccctataacttcttattaattgaataaagtaattactcCTAATACTTAGTAATCATAGTAACTACCtccctaattattataattacttatataattattataattaagacttataaataaagtaattaaaaataatacccctatatatagaaaatatatttattatatttttttctataataattatattaattattaacatAATTTAACtctatttaataactttaaatatattattaaatataataacccacttatttaagtataatataactaatctttttattattataaacctagtataattagtttatctcttaggaatatatataattattataaataacttatttaaattttcTAAAATAAGAAGgacttttagtatttttatataaataagttaattaatactaacaTAAGTACTAGTTCTTATAAGCTAAGCtctattaagtattatattaactaagttaagcttagtaagcctttattatatattataatataagttattataagagatagtAGTAACTAAATTAGGTTATATAGAggaagcttatttaatttttaatagctcTTCGTAAGAGTCTATAGGTCGggccttatattttatatttattagtttaacTTTGCGCGGAATATTAATACGGCATAAGAGGGGCATATATAATGGAACTTCCTTGTCAAGCACAGGGTGGTCTAGGTTGGCAATGACGAGACTTAAATAATGCGGCGCGATTTACATAAACATTTGTATAGTAGGAGGCATTATTAGACAGTTTGAAATAGCTATTTACTGCTGGTTATTGGTAATATTTGCAGGGTTTGTTGTAACGAACGTCACTCGATCTTCATCGGCTGCAAGGTAAACATTGTTACCCCTGCACGTTGCAATCACCGCAGCAAGACCAGCAAAGAAAGCAGCAACAATTGTAGCAGGTGGGTTACCATTGTTGCCACTGCCGCTAGGTTGCATCATGAGAGATCTTCCATTGGGCAGCTCCAGCTGCGAAGAAGCTGTAAGGTCCGGGAGTGTGATTTTGCCTGATGGGAAACGCGCCTTCAAATATTGAATAGCGTCTGCACCGCGGATGACAAGTGTGAAATCGTATCCGTCTGCTAATGCCCGCAAGATTGAGTCATAATTTCTTGGATCGACCAAGAAAGTCAATCCTCGACTGTACCGCAGCTTCGAATCCGGGTCAACCCAAAATACATAAGGAGTTCCACGATAGACAGTGGCACAGGGGCTGCTTTTGTTCATCAGACTCTGTCCCCCAATTGTGCTGACAAGGCTGGTTTGCGGCAACCATGTTTTTCCATCCGTGGTATTAGTATACCAGAGTCCGTCATTGGCACTTCCATTCCAAAAAAGGGTTAATTGACTTCCACCTTCGGAAACATAGACCGCAGGGCTTGTGCAATTCAGAGCGCTACCCTTGATAGGAAAGGTTACCGAAATGACTTGGGACCATTTTCCGTTGCCGAAGATGGTCATCCATGTGCCATCTTGACCCGATCCGTTgaagaataaataaagtcGGTCATTAAAGACAGTCATGGCCGCACTGGTTTCAGTCCAAATGGACAGTCCCAGAGATGGAACATCCATTGGCTTTGCAAATGCATCCGCCGGAGTGCTCCAAGTTGTGTACCGTAACATGCCGTTATTACGACTGTTGTTCCATACGAGGTACAGAACGTTCTGGTAGACCGCGACAGCTGGGCTTGTCCATTTTGCAAAGGTTTCCGAAGTAGTACCCATGGACCGAGATACCGATTGCACTTGGGTCCATTTCCGACCATCTGGGGAAGCAGTCCACCAAGTTCCATCGTTCCCAACGCCGTTGAAAAAAACAAATATAGTATCGTGCCATACAACGGCGCATGGGGTCGTCCAATCAGCAATCCACATGTTTGATGCGCCGCTCTTCTGGAGTGAGTAAGAGGTCCACTGACTCTCATCTATGTTGAAAACATTATACCAGCCGCCAttcttggcttggctgctATAAAAAACATAGAGTTCCCCTTTGAATGCGACAGAGGATGCTCCTGAGTAGTTGAACACACTCGGAGAGGCCAAGGTCTTTTGTTGAGCCGTGTAAGACATAATGTATGGACAGATAAATGTTCTTGAAGATAAGTTGGTTGATAAAAGAGTAATAGTAGATGCTTGTCAGGAGCTAGATCTAATGATAAAAGAGcgtttatataataattttgcTACTGTTGTCTACTTACTGCTTCATAACAAGTATGTCGGATATAGTTACAAGGGAAACTAACTCATAGCTGTGTTCAGCCAGCCACGTCTTAACATATCAAAGTTCTAGACTGCTAGTAATATCAGTCCTtcatagctattatatttaattggTCTATTACGATCTTCGCAGGTTGACTCCCGGTCATGAGCACACAAGTCAGCTTGAACCGTAGAAGGGACTGCAAGCCACCTTTAACATCACATGCCATTTCCCAGCTGAAATCTGATAACAACTCCTCCCTCGCCAAACTTTACTAAGTATGGCCAGCGGAGCCATCACCACGTCAACACAAATCCTAAATTAGGCGAGGCCTCATTTCTTCAACGCAGGTCGAGACCATAGACCAAGGAGGTTGGCTGAGACAGTCTGTGCGCCACCTAAAACTATTGATTTCAGAAAAGCGATCTGGAAATTTATCAGTAGTTTGTCGGGGGAAAGCAACACAAGCCACTGACCAACCAAACGGTCAGAACACAGCAATATCATAAGAGTCAAGGCCAGATCGTCTTTGAAATAACAGATACACAGCCGAAGACAAGCAACTATCAAAGCATTGGTATAGCGATGTCGCCCATTGCCAACCATCCGCCTCAAAAGCGGGTTGGAAGGAAACAGCACAGAGAGTCAGGTCAGGCCTCACACGACGCCAGCCAAATTGGGGAAACGTCACTCTCTCTGAAAATTGTACTAATCCATAAGAGGAAATCGTCACGGTCGAACAGTGACGGCATTGTTTCTTAGGTTTAACAAGTAGCTACAACAGAAGTACACATCTAATCATTAAAAAACCAAAGAATCTTCATACTTTCTAATGGCTAAGCTTCCAGAAAGATTCATATAGGATAAGAAATCTTGGTTGCGGTCTTGAAAACCTCAGTGCTGATTCCCTCCTGGAGTTAGAATGTCGCGATGGTCGAACACAACTACGCATCTGCCAAGATTTGAAAGACATTCCACAGCTATAAAGACCAGGTACAGTACATAAGGATACAAGTTCATTATTAGCGAATCCAGAGAGAAGAGACCAATGACTACTTGACAAGACTCATACGGACGTTTCCATTGGCGCCAGGCCCAAATTCCCCGTCGCGGATTAAGAAGAGCTTTAGGGGCCCGTTGACAAAGTGGATGAGGAAGCACCTGAAGCGCTTCCGAAGGCGACCGTCGACACGCTGGACGAGGGCGTCGGTATGGAGCTAGAGGGTTCACTGTTAGCCCGACGTCGACGAGGCTCTTTGAGAATTGGAATGAAGTTCTTGTCAACAGGAACGTACCTCGGCCttccaccacctcgaccCGAGGATGGGTGAGAAGGCGGCTCGCTTCGAGCCGGCTGAGAAGAGTCTGAGGCAAATCCAGAGGGGCTTGAAGCAGGCGGAATTTGTCGGGACGTCGGCTCGTTTGAATGGGGCTGAGAAGGGTTGGAGCCGTATCTAGGGGGATTCGCGGTAGGTGCAGAGGGGGGAAAGGGCGCGAGGCCAGTGCTCTTCTTCCTGACGATGCACTGGGCAGTCTGCTTGTATTTGACGGTTGAGGTTACTTTGGTGGTCGTGGAGGCGATATGAACATATTCtcgggtggtggtgatgttgacgTCAACTATAACGATTTGAGGGATCGGGGCTTGCACAAAATCCGTTTCACGACATTGACCTGAGTTATTTGTAAGTGCGACTGACATTATAGTTCTTTCAAGGACTATATACCTTCGGTAGTTGTCGTCTCCGTTGAAACTTCGACCTCGGTATAAGTCCGAGTGGATGTGGAAATCGTCTTAAATTGTGTCAGAACAGAGTGTCGATTCATGCATGGAAGTTTAAGAGGCTACGCACCGTTACTTCCTCATAGACATGAGTGTTTGTGGAGTATATTGTGGATGTGTATGTGCTGATGACTTTGTTCTTTGCTGTCGCTGCGCAGGCTGTGATTGATTCATCACACTCGTCCATCAACTGCTCGATCTCTTCGGTTGTATTGGCAACCGCTGGCTGTTGGTAGAGTGTTTGCTGTCCGATATTGCCGTAAACTGCTGATGGATCTACGCAAAGGCATATGTGCTTAGTCTTGATACATTTTTCAACCCAGAAGTCCCGAGGTTAGAAAAGAGAGAACGTACCAGCACCAGCGAGAACAAGCTTTTGTTGCCCTACTGCAGCGAGAAGGGCCAATTGCAAGAATTGGTTGGACAGCATTTTGAGCGGTTCAAGGGTCCGACGAAGAAAGTGGTGAAGGCAGGAAGACAGAGAGGAGGGAGAATATGataggaagaagaaaggctACTCAGAGCAAGGCTCGGAGGCTGCTTAATAAACAGGCTGCATCCTCAAGACCCCTACCCTATTCTTTGCCCTTCACGGCAAGAACGAGACGAAGGGCGAGTCTAGATCGTCGGCCGCTGCCCCATCACTCAGCTCGCCTCAATTCAGTGTGGCGCCATGAAACATCTGCCCGTCTGTTGAGGGGTGCAACGCCAGCTGCTGAAATGAGCAATAGTCCGggctggggaggaggggagaagagaagagaaaagaaaagattcTCGTAGCACGTATTGTAACTGTGATACGAAACTATCCTTTTCGGCTCTTGGAAGCGAGGCAGGCTAGGGATTCGATATACGCTATCTTTACGGTGTTAGAGCAATTATTACTGGTTCATCTATGCAAGGAAACCTTCAGTCAGCCGCTTGATTTCCAGAATGGGAAGATGGCTTGATATCACAAAAGGCTGCCTGTTCCCGACGAGTGATGAGGGGGCGGCGGCTACCAAACAAGGCATGGCGCTATTGAGAGGACAATAATTGCATGGAATGTATCAGGAGGGTCTATCAACCACTGCATATGTCTTCTGTCCAGCTCATGGGCCCCGATTCTTAGTAGGTGGAGTATGAGACGCATGCTCGTGAAAAGTCCTGTAATGTACAACGTTGGCTAGGTCTCGAACATTTCAGGACTCTTATTGCAAATACAGTTAGGCCTCCTGCACACCACGGCTCGGGTCACTTTCGTCACGCGAGGCTTGCGTGATAACACAAGGCATGTAGGAGAGCTGGTGATCCGTGCGTTGCTGGTTGTATGTTCAGCGATCTTCATCTGcatgaggagaggagagcgtAGAGACTCATGGCTTAAACTACAGCTAATTTACTGCACTTATACCACTTAGGCATTAATGCATCAAGCGCATGTAATATAAAGGTGGCTGGCTGGAGTCCCGCCCAGGAATAGCGTCGGCCTATTGTGGCTGGCTGTATGCGGGGAAGGCCGGGACGTCTCAAGAGCGGCCCGTTGCGGTACGCCTAAATTGGTCACCCCTAGTCACCCAATCAATAGCGGATGACCCCGTTACATGACCTCCGCAGACCTCTTAGTCTAGTAATCCCTGATGTTAAGGTACCAGTAAGGTAAAGAGGCTATCAATCACAAGTAAGCCCTCATAGGTTCATATCCGGGTTGCCTCTGAAGTATCTGATCACTTTCAATACCTGCTGCCATGCGGAATTGGCAAAGCAAAACTGGCCACTCTGCGCCTCCAAGAGTTGTGGAGTATCCTCGCGGGTATCAATTGGTGAATGCCCTGTCTGACTTCTGCCGATGAGGCAGGAGTCTATGACGTGACTGCACTGTGTAGTATTATGCCACAGCGGTCATGCTTGTAATCGTAAAATGGCCAGAACGTTTCGACTCCACATGTCTCAGCTCAGCGTTCGTCTCGCCGGAGCTAGGTATTAAAAGAGCAGAGCTGGGCGAGATAGGAATTGAGGCTGCAGAACTTGTATCATGCCAGCTTTACACAAGGCATTACGACATTACATGGCCGTGTGTTCTAGACAGTCTAGACTACGTACGTTACTCATCCCTGAGCCCCAACAGTCCTATCAACGGTTGAATGGTCTCATATACGCATGTAGTGCGGCCAGAGACTAGTGTTTTGGTCAATGTGATATGCAGACCTAAAGAATGTGACAACATGTTAGCCACTCACGGCCCTGTATTGCCAAGGGCTGGATGAGTTTCTTGAGGCTGGCTGATTCAATACGCCACGAAAATTGCGACTATGACCTCTGTATTGGGCTTTCCTCCGTCACGAACGCTTTCTGTGCCGTGGCATCGTAAAGATGGTCTATGATTGTAATATTGAATCATTGTTTCACTTCTCTGGAAGTATTGCATGACTGATTCTGCCAGCTCACGTCCGGCCGGGCTCGATCACCATGATCCTCCGGCTATTGCCACTCCCGAATCGATAACGCCACGAGTGTATGGAATTGTATcacccatccccatccccatctaGATCTATGTAACCGCTAGAGTACGAAGGAGGACATTCATCCTTGGATCGTTCAGACTAATCAGAGTACTTAGGATGCGTTCTGTGTTTGTGTCCGACACTGACGCAATGCAAACGAGGTAAACTCCTTCATCAGCCCCTGTGCATGCCACTACCTTAAACATGTTGGGTTCAAGACTCCAGTGTGTTGTAGTTCTCTTACATCTACCCTACCCTCCTGATCCTGCAAGCTGCACAGCCTAGATCGTGTCTAGACTTTAAGCAATTGGTGGGAGTCACATCTAAAACAGTTACTCTCGAAGCCACATAAACACCTTGATAGCTGAGAACACACGCCACCTGATCTATCACATTCGAAAAATATCGTCCTCCGACATAATTCTCAAAATATCCTGCTCGCAATTCCAACCCACCGCTCCATTGGCTATCATAGTTTCCACTCTGCATCATCCCCTCCGGAAGCCGGAGCATCATGTCCGACAAACTGCATCATCCCAGTGATCACTTCAAAGAGATCCCTGTAGCTTCACTCAGTCTGAAGGCTACTCTTGTCGACGGCACAAGTATCAATCTGACCGTCTTCCCCGCCTCAACAGGATCCTCAGCAGTCACTGCATCGACAACTCTCACTGACACTGGCTTCTCATTCGAAATTAACACCTCGCTTCCAATTCAGGTTCTCCCGTCACGCAAAGCCTCCTCAACCCCCCAAATCTCGCCTTCTCCTAAAGCTCCGTCTTCCCCTGCAAGCCTGCCTTCGGACAAACCTCCGAAGCCAACCTGCGCAAGTTCGCCTCCTGGTGAACGTACAAGACCTAGCAAAATGTCCACCATCGTGAGTAGACGAGTTAATTCGACTGATGGCATGCGAAGTGGCTAATGCGTCTCCCAGAATCTGCCTTCCGACGTTGTCGCCATTGATACTAGCAACGGCAGCCTGCTGTTCTACGTTGCCCCTGACAGGAACGACAGCCGTTTGAGCTACCTCGAGTCCCCTGATGCCAAGGGTGGCGGCAACTATGAGGTCCAGAAAATCTTCACCGCAGCTGACAAGGcgaagaaaaataagaaggAAAACATCATTGTCTCTCCCAACAACAAGCAGGTTGCCGCCGTTACTTGGAACAGTGCCGAAGGTATCCAGGTAAGTTATCCACGCGCCTGGAACTCAACAGCAAGCCTAATTAATGGTACAGGTCCGTGTGTACTACGTGAACGAGAATGAGCATCTCCGGGAGGTTTGCAAAACCGGTGACGGCGATTGGTATATCGGTGCCCTCGGATTCAAGGGCAACACGATCAAGATCCGCCCCAACACGTCCATCTCTGCCTCTGTCCATGCCTACAGCCCCAGCCACTCCAGCCCCAGCCACTACAGCCTGAGGGTCTTCGCTGCTGAGGACAACCAGATCAACCACAGAAAGCTCCCTCAGATCTCCGTTTTCAGGTATGTCCTGAACGAGTCCAGCGAGAGCACTTGGCAAGGCGATCACATCACCAACGATATCGAGAGCTACTAAGCGGTGCTAAGTCCATCGGTGGGGCCATCAGGAAGTGGATGCTAGATACACGGGTGGATTTAGGGTGGCTAGAAAACGACAAGTTCAGTCAAGTTCCAAAATTGTGTATTTGCAACTTTAGGTTACTGTAGAAGCTGCTATAATTGAATTTGTCACTAAATATTATTTGCATTTATGTGAATTACCACACGTTGAACCCAAAacaataagttttatttgaTAAAATCTTAACCCCGGaatactttattagctaGAACCACCATGAACTATCCAAATGTAAGAATTGCAAGGGAGCGCAAGGGGAAGTTTGTATAGCCAAGCACGCTggaatatctataacttagTTGGAAAGGGAAtgattactaataatacgtCTTCTgcccttatttaatatttatttgaCATTTTCTACTTTTAAAAGTCTACTTCATCTCTTTACAGCTAAGGCCTATATGCACTAAGGTTCAGCTGCCTCAGCAACCTTGCTACATATTTATAAAGTGGCTGGTTAGCAGCTGGCTTCTTCTGTTTTTTATTAGGGTTGTGGGACTACGAGATCTGTCAAAGTTAAATTGGTCAGAGGAAATGTAATGTGGTTTGTGTGTAAGAATTTAGTAGCCCAACTAAAGTTAAAAGAGAAAACTAGCTTTGAGTTATACCCGTTAGCTCATGTGGGTCTAGCGACCCAGGCGAGCCAACCTAGCAAGCTAGgttagctataaaattataagatagctataaaattataagataagacCTAcacttaataatatccttatttttatataattactacctattttagctatatttcataataatatatagtaaaaattACCTCTCTTTTATCTATCTTTATTATGCCAAGTAAAGTAAATCTTAGGGCCGCCTAGGAAGTCATAGCATCACGTGCCTAGTATACCCAGGGCCTCTACTAAACCTCTTCCTCCGGTATAACTTAACCTCTCTTACTTTATACCACTAGCTTATACTACCCTAGGTCCTCTATTACCTCTATTTAGaggattataataaggctagaGACTAGATTTATGCCTTAGTAAGTTAATAAACCGCGGGTCTTTATAGATAAAGaagataaagctattatagcctttattatctagataaAGAGGTCTAGATTTCTTGCCTCTAAGCCTaagataaaagatattattataactctttattaatataagaaccctaatattaatcctattaataagatataatatatttacttttataataattattctaagCTTAAGtagatatttcttaaagctataaaataatcttataagtcttaagaagctaataatcttaataactttaaataataatttaaaaaccttattaagattatttaaagttataatattaatacttttaagtattaaaatactaattaagctaatattaagattaatatccttagggaaagtattaaagtctttattatataaataaggcaaaagataaaaaaataagtttttttttttttttaattaagagacttatattcttattagtataagcagcgcaataagtaatataataccgCTATAGCTTATCTTTAAgacttagcttatattaaattaggtatatataaatattaatcctaaTATCTACTTTACTTAGTCTAATATagctttctttaataataagattactcttaagtaaataatatattttaattaatattcttaggcTAAGTCCactaaagtataatatataagatagatatttaagaagtaatttaaatataataagtttcttagagatcttatataaaagtatatttaatataatatttcctttatctcttaggctattaatataattatctaaagacttattatttttaataactttataagatataaagtctttactattaaaaagtattatataaagttttatattattatagctccCTTGCctccttattttatatatatattataattaatagatattagggTCTTTTAGCCGCTAAAAAATACCTACTAAAAGCTTCTTagtaaatagctttaaaaaagtaatatttctttctctcgcactaattttatttatagcttttaagtaagttatatctcttcttttatattaatagacttattaagttaaagtaagAAGTCTTTAAAGAagaatttatagtatataatattatcttaggctttaagaaattaagtatttatttactaaatcctaagctagtaataatatatctagctaAGAAGTAGCTTTAGGCAAAGTAGGCTATTAACTTAGCCTTTATCTCTCTCTTTCCTTAGGAATCTTACTTTTAGGCCACTATAGATACCgctaaataactcttagactACTTGAGGGGGCCTATAGTCCGGCCTATTCCCGTGACTCGGTCTTCCGTAACTCTGTTGTGCTCGGAAGACCAAGCACGGGGGGGCGCTTGATTAAGGAAAGGGGCTCTTGATTAGGGAAAAAAGGTACTTATCTTCATAGCTAATTATAGTGGGAATAGAagttactttattatatttaaaagcatatattactataagtcAAAAAtgaagctatttatatatgtGATAAAAATCGATAAACTATTAGATAGCCCCTATGAGCTTTTCTCCTCTTTAGGCACCTAAAAAGGCATCtaatagactttaataatatctctaataagcatattattattatcgtTATCTGCGCTTATctcttctttattattaatgaTTTCTAACCCGTCAgacttaagagataaaaccTTCTTTCCTTCATGCTATATTTACTCCTCGTCGGTAAGTAAATCTACTGCTTCTTATATAACCTCGCTATTATAGTTGAGGGATATCATAATAAGAGGTTTCTAGTGAGGAAGAAGTCCTTAGTCTTCCCTTATCTCGCGATATAGCGTATATCTCTTGCTTATCTACTTTGCGGACGAGAGATAGAGATATCTATCAGTCTTAGTCTACTACTTTCTCTATAGCTAGCCT contains the following coding sequences:
- a CDS encoding Fucose-specific lectin, with the translated sequence MSDKLHHPSDHFKEIPVASLSLKATLVDGTSINLTVFPASTGSSAVTASTTLTDTGFSFEINTSLPIQVLPSRKASSTPQISPSPKAPSSPASLPSDKPPKPTCASSPPGERTRPSKMSTINLPSDVVAIDTSNGSLLFYVAPDRNDSRLSYLESPDAKGGGNYEVQKIFTAADKAKKNKKENIIVSPNNKQVAAVTWNSAEGIQVRVYYVNENEHLREVCKTGDGDWYIGALGFKGNTIKIRPNTSISASVHAYSPSHSSPSHYSLRVFAAEDNQINHRKLPQISVFRYVLNESSESTWQGDHITNDIESY